The following proteins are co-located in the Syngnathus scovelli strain Florida chromosome 21, RoL_Ssco_1.2, whole genome shotgun sequence genome:
- the LOC125991572 gene encoding NHP2-like protein 1, producing MSEAPVNPKAYPLADAVLTKTILDLVQQAANYKQIRKGANEATKTLNRGIAEFIVMAADAEPLEIILHLPLLCEDKNVPYVFVRSKQALGRACGASRAVIATSVTIKEGSQLKPQIQSVQMAIERLLV from the exons ATG AGTGAAGCTCCAGTGAACCCCAAGGCCTACCCGCTGGCCGACGCCGTACTAACCAAAACCATCCTGGATTTGGTGCAACAAGCCGCCAACTACAAGCAGATAAGGAAGGGTGCCAATGAAG CCACAAAGACTCTGAACAGAGGAATTGCGGAATTCATCGTCATGGCTGCTGATGCTGAACCACTGGAGATCATCCTCCACCTTCCCTTGCTCTGCGAGGACAAAAACGTCCCGTATGTGTTTGTACGTTCCAAACAGGCCCTGGGCCGCGCCTGTGGGGCATCCCGAGCCGTCATCGCTACCTCCGTCACAATAAAGGAGGGCTCTCAGCTGAAACCCCAAATCCAGAGTGTCCAAATGGCTATTGAGAGACTGcttgtgtaa
- the uqcrc2b gene encoding cytochrome b-c1 complex subunit 2, mitochondrial isoform X1 gives MKGFRGLTHLSRRFYAAVKAGRSLVEPLGGLKLTPGAAHSIQDVHVSRLPSGLVIASLENYSPASKIGVFVKAGCRYETLDNQGVTHVLRLAANLTTKGASAFKICRVIEAVGGKLSASSSRENMIYTVDCLRDDIDTVMEYLINVTTAPEFRPWEVSNLTPRVKVDKDQAGQNAHTAVVESLHEAAYKNALSNSLYCPDYMVGKIQSEHLHQFVQDHFTSARMALVGLGVDHTVLKQVGEQFLNIRGGGGTSAGQARYRGGEVRLPSTSSLVHSAVVSEAAASGTSEAVAFSVLQHVLGAGPRIKRGSDATSKLVQGVAKATADPFDVSAFNASYSDSGLFGVYTISQAGSTGDVVKAALAEVKAVAEGGVTAADLTRAKISLKSHLLMTRETSEGLLEAMGTQALASGSYQSPEELAKNIDNVSLTDVANAAKKFVSGKKTMSSSGNLIKTPFVDEI, from the exons ATGAAAGGATTCCGGGGACTCACGCATTTATCG AGACGCTTCTATGCAGCTGTCAAAGCAGGCCGCTCTCTTGTTGAGCCCCTGGGTGGCCTCAAACTGACTCCAGGGGCTGCTCACTCCATCCAGGATGTTCAT GTGAGCCGACTGCCCAGTGGACTGGTGATCGCCTCCCTGGAAAACTACTCACCAGCTTCCAAGATTGGTGTGTTTGTTAAGGCTGGCTGTCGTTATGAGACCCTTGACAACCAGGGCGTTACCCACGTCCTCAGACTGGCTGCCAACCTG ACTACCAAAGGAGCTTCAGCTTTCAAGATATGCCGTGTTATCGAAGCTGTTGGAGGTAAACTGAG TGCTTCTTCATCCAGAGAGAACATGATCTACACTGTTGACTGCTTGCGAGATGACAT CGACACAGTGATGGAGTATCTGATCAATGTGACAACGGCCCCAGAGTTTCGCCCGTGGGAGGTGTCCAATCTCACACCCAGGGTCAAGGTTGACAAGGACCAAGCAGGACAGAATGCTCACACAG CTGTGGTTGAAAGTCTCCATGAAGCCGCCTACAAGAACGCTCTGTCCAACTCCCTTTACTGTCCTGACTACATGGTGGGAAAAATCCAGTCTGAGCAT cttcacCAGTTTGTCCAGGATCATTTTACAAGTGCAAGAATGGCACTTGTTGGACTTG GTGTGGATCATACCGTTCTGAAGCAAGTAGGAGAGCAGTTCCTTAACATCCGCGGTGGCGGCGGAACATCAGCTGGCCAAGCCCGCTATCGTGGAG GTGAGGTCCGGCTGCCGAGCACCAGCAGCCTGGTCCACTCTGCCGTTGTGAGcgaggcagcagcttcaggcacCAGTGAGGCTGTGGCCTTCAGCGTTCTGCAGCACGTGCTGGGAGCTGGTCCACGGATCAAGAGGGGGTCTGATGCAACTAGCAAACTAGTGCAGGGGGTTGCCAAGGCAACTGCTGACCCCTTTGAT GTGAGTGCTTTCAACGCCAGCTACTCTGACTCTGGGCTGTTTGGAGTCTACACCATTTCCCAAGCAGGATCCACCGGCGAT GTCGTCAAGGCCGCTCTTGCTGAGGTGAAAGCTGTCGCTGAGGGCGGAGTCACAGCTGCTGACCTCACTCGGGCCAA gATTTCCCTCAAGTCTCACTTGCTGATGACTCGGGAGACTTCAGAAGGTTTGCTTGAGGCCATGGGCACTCAGGCACTGGCTAGTGGCTCCTACCAATCCCCGGAAGAACTAGCCAAAAACATCGACAACGTCTCTTTAACGGATGTGGCCAAC GCTGCAAAAAAGTTTGTGTCTGGCAAAAAGACCATGTCTTCCAGCGGGAACCTTATCAAAACACCCTTCGTTGACGAAATTTAA
- the uqcrc2b gene encoding cytochrome b-c1 complex subunit 2, mitochondrial isoform X2, translating into MKGFRGLTHLSTRLYAAQAARKVETTRAAEHVKFQPQDVQVSRLPSGLVIASLENYSPASKIGVFVKAGCRYETLDNQGVTHVLRLAANLTTKGASAFKICRVIEAVGGKLSASSSRENMIYTVDCLRDDIDTVMEYLINVTTAPEFRPWEVSNLTPRVKVDKDQAGQNAHTAVVESLHEAAYKNALSNSLYCPDYMVGKIQSEHLHQFVQDHFTSARMALVGLGVDHTVLKQVGEQFLNIRGGGGTSAGQARYRGGEVRLPSTSSLVHSAVVSEAAASGTSEAVAFSVLQHVLGAGPRIKRGSDATSKLVQGVAKATADPFDVSAFNASYSDSGLFGVYTISQAGSTGDVVKAALAEVKAVAEGGVTAADLTRAKISLKSHLLMTRETSEGLLEAMGTQALASGSYQSPEELAKNIDNVSLTDVANAAKKFVSGKKTMSSSGNLIKTPFVDEI; encoded by the exons ATGAAAGGATTCCGGGGACTCACGCATTTATCG ACCAGGCTTTACGCGGCGCAGGCTGCCCGTAAGGTGGAGACCACCAGGGCTGCTGAACATGTTAAATTTCAGCCGCAAGATGTGCAG GTGAGCCGACTGCCCAGTGGACTGGTGATCGCCTCCCTGGAAAACTACTCACCAGCTTCCAAGATTGGTGTGTTTGTTAAGGCTGGCTGTCGTTATGAGACCCTTGACAACCAGGGCGTTACCCACGTCCTCAGACTGGCTGCCAACCTG ACTACCAAAGGAGCTTCAGCTTTCAAGATATGCCGTGTTATCGAAGCTGTTGGAGGTAAACTGAG TGCTTCTTCATCCAGAGAGAACATGATCTACACTGTTGACTGCTTGCGAGATGACAT CGACACAGTGATGGAGTATCTGATCAATGTGACAACGGCCCCAGAGTTTCGCCCGTGGGAGGTGTCCAATCTCACACCCAGGGTCAAGGTTGACAAGGACCAAGCAGGACAGAATGCTCACACAG CTGTGGTTGAAAGTCTCCATGAAGCCGCCTACAAGAACGCTCTGTCCAACTCCCTTTACTGTCCTGACTACATGGTGGGAAAAATCCAGTCTGAGCAT cttcacCAGTTTGTCCAGGATCATTTTACAAGTGCAAGAATGGCACTTGTTGGACTTG GTGTGGATCATACCGTTCTGAAGCAAGTAGGAGAGCAGTTCCTTAACATCCGCGGTGGCGGCGGAACATCAGCTGGCCAAGCCCGCTATCGTGGAG GTGAGGTCCGGCTGCCGAGCACCAGCAGCCTGGTCCACTCTGCCGTTGTGAGcgaggcagcagcttcaggcacCAGTGAGGCTGTGGCCTTCAGCGTTCTGCAGCACGTGCTGGGAGCTGGTCCACGGATCAAGAGGGGGTCTGATGCAACTAGCAAACTAGTGCAGGGGGTTGCCAAGGCAACTGCTGACCCCTTTGAT GTGAGTGCTTTCAACGCCAGCTACTCTGACTCTGGGCTGTTTGGAGTCTACACCATTTCCCAAGCAGGATCCACCGGCGAT GTCGTCAAGGCCGCTCTTGCTGAGGTGAAAGCTGTCGCTGAGGGCGGAGTCACAGCTGCTGACCTCACTCGGGCCAA gATTTCCCTCAAGTCTCACTTGCTGATGACTCGGGAGACTTCAGAAGGTTTGCTTGAGGCCATGGGCACTCAGGCACTGGCTAGTGGCTCCTACCAATCCCCGGAAGAACTAGCCAAAAACATCGACAACGTCTCTTTAACGGATGTGGCCAAC GCTGCAAAAAAGTTTGTGTCTGGCAAAAAGACCATGTCTTCCAGCGGGAACCTTATCAAAACACCCTTCGTTGACGAAATTTAA